One window of the Pseudomonas sp. MPC6 genome contains the following:
- a CDS encoding RES family NAD+ phosphorylase: MPLSGMGAARQGGRFNRPDQEALYLSLDDATALAEYKQDNPWLRPGTICTFFVNGLQVADLSAGFDCERWPSLWADFTVDWRAEWFDKASEPPTLYMADDVVAAGLDGILFPSQARPVGTNLVIYRSSAKPASQLRVCDPDGVLQGLAGH, translated from the coding sequence ATGCCGTTATCCGGCATGGGGGCGGCGCGCCAGGGTGGTCGCTTCAACCGCCCTGATCAGGAGGCGTTGTACCTGTCGTTGGATGATGCGACGGCGCTGGCAGAGTACAAACAGGACAACCCCTGGCTGCGGCCAGGCACGATCTGCACGTTCTTTGTCAACGGCCTGCAGGTGGCCGATTTGAGCGCGGGTTTCGACTGCGAGCGCTGGCCGTCGTTGTGGGCTGATTTTACCGTGGACTGGCGTGCGGAATGGTTCGACAAGGCCTCGGAGCCGCCGACCTTGTACATGGCCGATGATGTGGTGGCTGCTGGGCTGGACGGCATTCTGTTCCCCTCGCAGGCGCGTCCGGTTGGGACCAATCTGGTGATCTACCGCAGCTCTGCCAAGCCTGCGTCGCAACTGCGCGTCTGTGACCCTGATGGGGTGTTACAGGGGCTCGCGGGGCATTGA
- a CDS encoding sulfite oxidase: protein MNDNFDPQRRQVLLGSAVALASASLLSLSPVSLAAEMPLPDYVNWKSPEALIVHSANTVETRRDAVGTSIVTSNEQLFIRNNLPPPSASIVADRDAWTVAVQGVKKPRSITLGELKTLGVTTVASVLQCSGNGRAFFDHEASGTQWETGAAGCVFWSGVPLKTVVEAMGGSLDGLSYITSTGGEELPAGLDPKSLMVERSVPLRALDQAVLAWELNGEPLPLAHGGPLRLVIPGYYGVNNVKYIKQVAFTAEQTNATIQASGYRIRPVGQSGAPDQPSMWEMNVKSWITQPLKQAKAGRVRIQGVAFGGAQEVKDVEVSLDDGKNWQAAAFVGPSLGPYAWRPFVLFAELKPGNYSLMSRATDVEGNAQPQEGLANERGYGHNGWRDHGVSIAIV from the coding sequence GTGAACGACAACTTTGACCCGCAACGCCGCCAGGTGCTGCTAGGCAGCGCTGTCGCGCTCGCCTCGGCCAGCCTGCTCAGCCTTAGCCCGGTTAGTCTTGCAGCCGAGATGCCGCTGCCAGACTACGTCAATTGGAAAAGCCCCGAGGCGCTGATCGTGCACAGCGCCAACACCGTGGAAACCCGGCGTGACGCCGTCGGCACCAGCATAGTAACGTCCAACGAACAGCTGTTTATCCGCAACAACCTGCCGCCACCCTCGGCGTCCATTGTCGCCGATCGCGATGCCTGGACGGTCGCCGTCCAGGGCGTGAAGAAGCCGCGCAGCATAACCCTCGGCGAACTCAAAACCCTGGGTGTCACCACCGTCGCCAGCGTGCTGCAGTGCTCGGGTAACGGTCGGGCATTCTTCGACCACGAAGCCAGTGGCACCCAGTGGGAAACCGGTGCCGCCGGCTGTGTTTTCTGGAGCGGCGTGCCGCTGAAAACCGTGGTTGAGGCCATGGGCGGAAGCCTTGACGGCCTGTCCTATATCACCAGCACCGGCGGCGAAGAACTACCGGCCGGCCTCGATCCGAAGAGCCTGATGGTCGAGCGTTCGGTGCCCCTGCGTGCCCTGGATCAGGCCGTCCTCGCCTGGGAGCTGAACGGCGAGCCCCTGCCCTTGGCCCATGGTGGTCCGTTGCGCCTGGTAATACCGGGTTACTACGGGGTGAACAACGTAAAATACATCAAACAGGTGGCCTTCACCGCGGAACAGACCAACGCCACTATCCAGGCCTCGGGCTACCGCATCCGTCCGGTTGGTCAGTCAGGCGCACCGGATCAACCGTCAATGTGGGAGATGAACGTCAAGTCCTGGATCACCCAGCCGCTCAAGCAGGCCAAGGCCGGGCGGGTGCGCATTCAGGGCGTGGCTTTCGGCGGTGCCCAGGAAGTGAAGGACGTCGAGGTATCCCTCGATGACGGCAAGAACTGGCAGGCCGCCGCCTTCGTCGGCCCGAGCCTGGGTCCATACGCTTGGCGTCCCTTTGTTCTATTCGCCGAGCTCAAGCCCGGTAACTACAGCCTGATGAGTCGAGCAACCGACGTCGAGGGCAACGCCCAACCCCAGGAGGGGCTGGCAAATGAACGTGGCTACGGCCACAACGGCTGGAGGGATCATGGTGTCAGCATTGCAATTGTCTAA
- a CDS encoding MarR family transcriptional regulator, whose product MDRTIQSAQTFTHKQGQYLSFIHAYNLVNGYAPAQADMQRFFKVTPPSVHQMLLTLEKAGLISRQPGCARSVSVLVEYDVLPRLESVEDQTVKSSVMRY is encoded by the coding sequence ATGGATCGCACCATTCAATCGGCACAAACATTCACCCACAAGCAGGGGCAGTATCTGTCGTTCATTCACGCCTATAACCTGGTCAACGGTTACGCACCAGCTCAGGCCGATATGCAACGCTTTTTCAAAGTCACCCCACCGTCGGTTCACCAGATGCTTCTGACCCTCGAAAAGGCTGGGCTGATTTCACGCCAGCCTGGGTGCGCCCGCAGCGTATCGGTTCTGGTCGAGTACGACGTGCTGCCCCGGCTTGAGTCAGTTGAAGATCAAACAGTCAAATCCTCTGTGATGAGGTACTAG
- a CDS encoding type II toxin-antitoxin system MqsR family toxin codes for MEKRTPHCKLSAVKALIEVGKVRTTQAARVGANELVLEFSQMLAVVTALTPADFYKSMPTHADHTVWQDVYRPNTQAGDVYLKLTVIDDVLIVSFKEL; via the coding sequence ATGGAAAAAAGAACACCCCACTGCAAGCTATCCGCCGTCAAAGCCTTGATCGAAGTGGGAAAGGTACGCACCACACAAGCTGCGCGAGTTGGCGCGAATGAGTTGGTGCTTGAGTTTTCCCAGATGCTGGCCGTGGTGACGGCGCTTACGCCGGCGGATTTCTACAAGAGCATGCCCACTCACGCCGATCACACGGTGTGGCAAGACGTTTACCGTCCAAACACGCAGGCGGGTGACGTGTATCTGAAGCTGACGGTCATTGATGACGTGCTGATCGTGTCTTTTAAGGAGCTATAA
- a CDS encoding cytochrome c, whose protein sequence is MQLSKASALALSLALSGLLGTAQASVAATDDAQYQLGRKVFAEQAQPSCTICHTLQDAGSSGAIGPNLDELKPTPERVMAAVRGGVGVMPAFAELLSVEQIEAVAHYVSQVTKQ, encoded by the coding sequence TTGCAATTGTCTAAGGCCTCGGCACTGGCGCTGAGCCTCGCCCTGAGCGGCCTGCTGGGCACGGCTCAAGCCAGTGTAGCGGCTACCGATGACGCCCAATATCAGTTGGGCCGCAAGGTGTTCGCCGAGCAGGCGCAACCCTCCTGCACGATCTGTCACACCCTGCAGGACGCCGGCTCCAGTGGCGCCATTGGCCCCAACCTCGATGAACTCAAGCCGACCCCGGAACGGGTCATGGCCGCAGTACGCGGTGGCGTCGGGGTGATGCCGGCCTTTGCTGAATTGCTCAGCGTCGAGCAAATAGAGGCCGTAGCCCACTACGTGTCCCAGGTGACCAAGCAATAA
- a CDS encoding LysR substrate-binding domain-containing protein, with amino-acid sequence MELKWLDDFVALAENGSFSKAAEARYVTQPAFSRRIRSLENWLGVSLVDRSQHPMALTQLGVEFVDEAKHLISKIYGNRNQLRLHSKQRESLQFFAQHTLAASFFPTWIQNVGALVGDNLVRVQADNLHDAVEGFLSGRGDFLLCFASPVTFAKLERDDIDCIQIGTDRLVLVSALDELRHPVHTLQCDRPLKLLTYPDDSFLGQLINRECLPRIPTGLSFHPVFESALAEGLKALAMKGLGVAWLPASLVQHELENGQLVVLPAPVATVDLKILLYRLHPPRTPEADSFWKYVLELYNPGYS; translated from the coding sequence ATGGAACTGAAGTGGCTTGATGATTTTGTTGCTCTGGCCGAAAACGGAAGCTTTTCCAAAGCAGCTGAAGCGCGTTATGTAACGCAGCCAGCGTTTAGCCGGCGCATTCGTTCACTGGAGAATTGGTTAGGCGTGAGCTTGGTCGACCGCAGCCAACACCCCATGGCCTTGACTCAACTCGGCGTAGAGTTTGTCGATGAAGCCAAACACCTGATCAGCAAAATCTACGGTAATCGCAACCAGTTACGTCTTCATAGCAAACAGCGTGAAAGCCTGCAGTTTTTCGCTCAGCACACCCTGGCCGCATCGTTTTTTCCGACATGGATTCAGAACGTAGGTGCACTGGTAGGCGACAATTTGGTTCGCGTACAAGCTGATAATCTGCACGATGCCGTGGAAGGTTTCCTTTCCGGAAGGGGGGACTTTCTCTTGTGCTTTGCCTCCCCCGTCACCTTCGCCAAACTTGAACGGGACGATATCGATTGCATTCAAATCGGCACCGACAGACTGGTTCTGGTCTCTGCCTTAGATGAATTAAGGCATCCCGTGCATACATTACAGTGCGACCGTCCGCTAAAACTCCTGACCTATCCAGATGACTCTTTTCTTGGCCAGCTGATAAACCGTGAATGCCTACCCCGGATTCCGACAGGCTTGAGTTTTCACCCGGTATTTGAAAGCGCGCTGGCCGAAGGACTTAAAGCGCTGGCCATGAAGGGGCTTGGTGTGGCCTGGCTACCAGCCAGCTTGGTTCAGCACGAGCTTGAGAATGGACAGTTGGTCGTGCTTCCTGCCCCAGTGGCAACGGTAGATCTGAAGATACTGCTATACCGGTTACATCCCCCCCGAACACCAGAGGCAGACAGCTTCTGGAAATATGTCCTCGAACTATACAACCCAGGCTATTCATAA
- a CDS encoding type II toxin-antitoxin system MqsA family antitoxin produces MKCPVCGAAELIHDTRDLPYTYKGETTVIAAVTGDFCPACAESVLGPVESDRVMREMRAFSKQVNAAIVDPGFITTVRKKLALDQREAAEIFGGGVNAFSRYENGKTKPPLALVKLLKVLDRHPELLNEVRTT; encoded by the coding sequence ATGAAATGTCCTGTTTGCGGCGCGGCTGAACTGATTCATGACACCCGCGACCTGCCCTACACCTACAAGGGCGAAACCACCGTCATTGCTGCGGTGACGGGGGACTTTTGTCCCGCCTGTGCCGAGTCTGTCTTGGGCCCAGTGGAGTCGGACCGCGTCATGCGCGAAATGCGTGCTTTCTCGAAGCAGGTCAACGCGGCCATTGTCGATCCGGGGTTTATAACCACCGTGCGCAAGAAGCTTGCGCTCGATCAGCGTGAAGCGGCGGAAATTTTCGGCGGTGGCGTCAACGCGTTCTCGCGCTACGAAAATGGCAAGACCAAGCCGCCATTGGCGCTGGTGAAGCTGCTCAAGGTGCTTGATCGCCACCCGGAGCTGTTAAACGAAGTCAGGACGACATAG
- a CDS encoding sulfite exporter TauE/SafE family protein has protein sequence MSLQVHLIFLCCVALATVAQSLTGFAFGLILLGLVAFLQMVPLTEVAVVISILTLGNATGTLGGPKPQLDRAVLMPVLISSLLGVSLGVWGLGALNSSQLTWLRLLLGVLIVAASLMLVVQNKPKAQLSRQPSFWLAGGLCGLLNGLFSSGGPPIVYHLYRQPLGYEIIRNTLITVFSANAAARLGMVVAQGQMQQSTLLLSAEALPLVLLVSWLVRRYPPKLSPRTVRWLVFVLMALAGVSLIWDSLPGLLATTST, from the coding sequence ATGAGTCTGCAAGTTCATCTGATCTTTCTGTGTTGTGTGGCCCTGGCGACCGTAGCCCAGAGCCTTACCGGCTTTGCCTTCGGCTTGATCCTGTTGGGATTGGTCGCGTTCCTGCAAATGGTGCCGCTAACGGAGGTAGCGGTGGTGATCAGTATCCTCACTCTGGGTAACGCCACGGGTACGCTGGGTGGGCCGAAACCGCAGTTGGACCGCGCGGTGCTGATGCCCGTGTTGATCAGCAGTCTGCTTGGCGTCAGCCTAGGGGTGTGGGGGCTCGGTGCGTTGAATAGTAGTCAGCTAACCTGGCTGCGCCTTCTGCTCGGCGTACTGATCGTCGCGGCCAGCCTCATGCTGGTGGTTCAAAACAAGCCCAAAGCGCAACTGTCCCGGCAGCCTTCGTTCTGGCTGGCCGGTGGCCTGTGCGGCCTGCTCAATGGCTTGTTTTCCAGCGGCGGGCCACCGATTGTTTATCACCTGTATCGCCAGCCACTGGGCTACGAAATCATCCGCAATACCCTGATCACGGTATTTTCTGCCAACGCAGCGGCACGCCTTGGCATGGTTGTAGCGCAAGGGCAGATGCAACAGTCCACGTTGTTGTTGAGTGCCGAAGCATTGCCATTGGTGTTGCTGGTCAGTTGGCTGGTCCGTCGTTATCCGCCGAAGTTGTCGCCACGTACGGTGCGTTGGCTGGTCTTCGTGCTGATGGCGCTAGCGGGCGTCAGCTTGATCTGGGATTCATTGCCGGGGCTTTTGGCAACAACCTCGACTTGA